The following proteins are encoded in a genomic region of Parus major isolate Abel chromosome 18, Parus_major1.1, whole genome shotgun sequence:
- the DDX5 gene encoding probable ATP-dependent RNA helicase DDX5 isoform X2, which produces MPGFGAPRFGGSRGGPLSGKKFGNPGEKLTKKKWNLDELPKFEKNFYQEHPDVVRRTAQEVEQYRASKEVTVRGHNCPKPIINFYEANFPANVMEVIQRQNFTEPTAIQAQGWPVALSGLDMVGVAQTGSGKTLSYLLPAIVHINHQPFLERGDGPICLVLAPTRELAQQVQQVAAEYSRACRLKSTCIYGGAPKGPQIRDLERGVEICIATPGRLIDFLEAGKTNLRRCTYLVLDEADRMLDMGFEPQIRKIVDQIRPDRQTLMWSATWPKEVRQLAEDFLKEYVHINIGALELSANHNILQIVDVCHDVEKDDKLIRLMEEIMSEKENKTIVFVETKRRCDDLTRKMRRDGWPAMGIHGDKSQQERDWVLNEFKHGKAPILIATDVASRGLDVEDVKFVINYDYPNSSEDYIHRIGRTARSTKTGTAYTFFTPNNIKQVNDLISVLREANQAINPKLLQLIEDRGSGRSRGDRRDRYSAGKRGGFSSFRERENFERTYGALGKRDFGAKTQNGAYSAQSFSNGTPFGNGFAAAGMQAGFRAGGNPAGAYQNGYEQQYGSNIANMHNGMNQQQYAYPATGAAPMIGYPMPTSYSQ; this is translated from the exons ATGCCCGG GTTTGGAGCCCCTCGTTTTGGAGGAAGTAGAGGTGGACCTCTCTCTGGGAAGAAATTTGGAAACCCTGGGGAGAAacttacaaaaaagaaatggaacTTGGATGAGCTGCCCAAATTTGAGAAGAACTTTTACCAAGAACATCCGGATGTAGTTAGACGTACTGCG caagAAGTTGAACAGTACAGAGCGAGCAAAGAGGTCACAGTTAGGGGCCATAACTGTCCAAAACCAATTATCAACTTTTATGAAGCAAACTTCCCTG CAAACGTTATGGAAGTAATTCAGAGGCAGAACTTCACTGAACCAACTGCTATTCAAGCCCAAGGTTGGCCTGTTGCATTGAGTGGATTGGATATGGTTGGAGTGGCACAGACTGGATCAGGGAAAACACTCTCT TACTTACTGCCTGCCATTGTGCATATAAATCATCAGCCATTCCTGGAGCGAGGGGATGGACCTATT TGTCTTGTGTTGGCACCAACCCGTGAACTGGCCCAACAAGTGCAGCAGGTAGCTGCTGAATACAGCAGAGCATGTCGTTTGAAGTCCACGTGTATTTATGGAGGTGCTCCAAAGGGACCACAAATCCGTGACCTGGAAAGAG GTGTGGAAATCTGCATTGCAACACCTGGAAGACTTATAGACTTCTTAGAAGCTGGAAAAACCAATCTCAGGAGGTGTACTTACCTTGTCCTTGATGAAGCTGACAGGATGCTTGACATGGGATTTGAACCTCAGATCAGAAAAATTGTGGATCAGATAAGA CCTGATAGGCAGACTCTGATGTGGAGTGCTACATGGCCTAAGGAAGTGAGGCAGCTGGCTGAAGATTTCTTGAAAGAATATGTGCACATCAACATCGGTGCACTGGAATTAAGTGCAAACCACAACATTCTTCAGATTGTGGATGTGTGTCATGATGTAGAGAAAGATGACAA GCTTATTCGTTTGATGGAAGAAATCAtgagtgagaaagaaaacaaaacaatcgTTTTTGTGGAAACCAAAAGGCGTTGTGATGATCTTACCAGAAAGATGAGGAGAGATGG gtGGCCAGCGATGGGTATTCACGGTGATAAAAGTCAGCAGGAACGGGACTGGGTTCTAAATG AATTCAAACACGGAAAAGCACCAATCCTGATTGCTACAGATGTTGCATCCAGAGGTCTAG ATGTGGAAGATGTGAAATTTGTCATCAATTATGACTACCCTAACTCCTCAGAGGACTATATCCACCGAATTGGACGAACTGCCCGCAGTACCAAAACAGGCACAGCATACACATTCTTTACTCCTAACAATATTAAGCAAGTAAATGACCTCATCTCTGTGCTTCGGGAGGCTAATCAAGCCATCAACCCCAAATTGCTTCAGCTGATTGAAGACAGAGGTTCAG GTCGTTCCCGAGGTGACCGACGTGACAGATACTCTGCGGGCAAAAGGGGTGGATTTAGTAGTTTTAGAGAGAGGGAGAACTTTGAGAGAACCTATGGTGCGCTAGGCAAGAGAGACTTTGGAGCAAAAACCCAAAACGGGGCTTACAGCGCCCAGAGTTTCAGCAATGGAACTCCCTTTGGGAATGGCTTTGCAGCTGCAGGCATGCAGGCCGGCTTCAGGGCCGGCGGTAACCCCGCAGGAGCGTACCAGAACGGCTACGAGCAGCAGTACGGCAGTAACATTGCCAACATGCACAATGGCATGAACCAGCAGCAGTACGCCTACCCTGCCACTGGTGCTGCTCCTATGATAGGTTACCCCATGCCCACAAGTTATTCTCAATAA
- the DDX5 gene encoding probable ATP-dependent RNA helicase DDX5 isoform X1, producing MPGYSSDRDRGFGAPRFGGSRGGPLSGKKFGNPGEKLTKKKWNLDELPKFEKNFYQEHPDVVRRTAQEVEQYRASKEVTVRGHNCPKPIINFYEANFPANVMEVIQRQNFTEPTAIQAQGWPVALSGLDMVGVAQTGSGKTLSYLLPAIVHINHQPFLERGDGPICLVLAPTRELAQQVQQVAAEYSRACRLKSTCIYGGAPKGPQIRDLERGVEICIATPGRLIDFLEAGKTNLRRCTYLVLDEADRMLDMGFEPQIRKIVDQIRPDRQTLMWSATWPKEVRQLAEDFLKEYVHINIGALELSANHNILQIVDVCHDVEKDDKLIRLMEEIMSEKENKTIVFVETKRRCDDLTRKMRRDGWPAMGIHGDKSQQERDWVLNEFKHGKAPILIATDVASRGLDVEDVKFVINYDYPNSSEDYIHRIGRTARSTKTGTAYTFFTPNNIKQVNDLISVLREANQAINPKLLQLIEDRGSGRSRGDRRDRYSAGKRGGFSSFRERENFERTYGALGKRDFGAKTQNGAYSAQSFSNGTPFGNGFAAAGMQAGFRAGGNPAGAYQNGYEQQYGSNIANMHNGMNQQQYAYPATGAAPMIGYPMPTSYSQ from the exons ATGCCCGGGTATTCCAGCGACAGGGATAGAGG GTTTGGAGCCCCTCGTTTTGGAGGAAGTAGAGGTGGACCTCTCTCTGGGAAGAAATTTGGAAACCCTGGGGAGAAacttacaaaaaagaaatggaacTTGGATGAGCTGCCCAAATTTGAGAAGAACTTTTACCAAGAACATCCGGATGTAGTTAGACGTACTGCG caagAAGTTGAACAGTACAGAGCGAGCAAAGAGGTCACAGTTAGGGGCCATAACTGTCCAAAACCAATTATCAACTTTTATGAAGCAAACTTCCCTG CAAACGTTATGGAAGTAATTCAGAGGCAGAACTTCACTGAACCAACTGCTATTCAAGCCCAAGGTTGGCCTGTTGCATTGAGTGGATTGGATATGGTTGGAGTGGCACAGACTGGATCAGGGAAAACACTCTCT TACTTACTGCCTGCCATTGTGCATATAAATCATCAGCCATTCCTGGAGCGAGGGGATGGACCTATT TGTCTTGTGTTGGCACCAACCCGTGAACTGGCCCAACAAGTGCAGCAGGTAGCTGCTGAATACAGCAGAGCATGTCGTTTGAAGTCCACGTGTATTTATGGAGGTGCTCCAAAGGGACCACAAATCCGTGACCTGGAAAGAG GTGTGGAAATCTGCATTGCAACACCTGGAAGACTTATAGACTTCTTAGAAGCTGGAAAAACCAATCTCAGGAGGTGTACTTACCTTGTCCTTGATGAAGCTGACAGGATGCTTGACATGGGATTTGAACCTCAGATCAGAAAAATTGTGGATCAGATAAGA CCTGATAGGCAGACTCTGATGTGGAGTGCTACATGGCCTAAGGAAGTGAGGCAGCTGGCTGAAGATTTCTTGAAAGAATATGTGCACATCAACATCGGTGCACTGGAATTAAGTGCAAACCACAACATTCTTCAGATTGTGGATGTGTGTCATGATGTAGAGAAAGATGACAA GCTTATTCGTTTGATGGAAGAAATCAtgagtgagaaagaaaacaaaacaatcgTTTTTGTGGAAACCAAAAGGCGTTGTGATGATCTTACCAGAAAGATGAGGAGAGATGG gtGGCCAGCGATGGGTATTCACGGTGATAAAAGTCAGCAGGAACGGGACTGGGTTCTAAATG AATTCAAACACGGAAAAGCACCAATCCTGATTGCTACAGATGTTGCATCCAGAGGTCTAG ATGTGGAAGATGTGAAATTTGTCATCAATTATGACTACCCTAACTCCTCAGAGGACTATATCCACCGAATTGGACGAACTGCCCGCAGTACCAAAACAGGCACAGCATACACATTCTTTACTCCTAACAATATTAAGCAAGTAAATGACCTCATCTCTGTGCTTCGGGAGGCTAATCAAGCCATCAACCCCAAATTGCTTCAGCTGATTGAAGACAGAGGTTCAG GTCGTTCCCGAGGTGACCGACGTGACAGATACTCTGCGGGCAAAAGGGGTGGATTTAGTAGTTTTAGAGAGAGGGAGAACTTTGAGAGAACCTATGGTGCGCTAGGCAAGAGAGACTTTGGAGCAAAAACCCAAAACGGGGCTTACAGCGCCCAGAGTTTCAGCAATGGAACTCCCTTTGGGAATGGCTTTGCAGCTGCAGGCATGCAGGCCGGCTTCAGGGCCGGCGGTAACCCCGCAGGAGCGTACCAGAACGGCTACGAGCAGCAGTACGGCAGTAACATTGCCAACATGCACAATGGCATGAACCAGCAGCAGTACGCCTACCCTGCCACTGGTGCTGCTCCTATGATAGGTTACCCCATGCCCACAAGTTATTCTCAATAA